The Oryzias latipes chromosome 8, ASM223467v1 genomic interval CGTACACACAAGAGATGAAACGGTTCACAACAAGGAGGATTCCAGTTTGCTCAAGTCTCCACATTCAAACACTCGCATGGTTTGCGTCGTTAAATACGAGCTCTACGTTGCTGCTGATCAGAGGATTCGTCATCATGATTGTTTTTCGGTGCgattgaagaaaaagaagtgaGTTAGCGTCGTACAGACGGAGGAAAACCTCCACTTTGACCGGGAGAggtgactttctttttttaacagcataATCAGGGAGAGCGGGAACATTTACACGGGGGTTTGACTTCTCCTTTTCTAGGATCAGAGTGGTGAAAAGCGACTGAATGTGCTTTGGTTTTGTCCTGCTATCAGTCCATATACATGGGGGAGCTGGGAGAAGCAGGCATCTGATCCATGATCCTGCAGACGTAACCGGCAACGTCGACCGAGCGCTCCTCGTACATCTGGATGAACGGGTCcctctgggggaaaaaaaaaataaaatgtggttaaaaaaggatcctaaaataaaaaagaaatagccGTTTCGCTGAACTCACCAGCAGTTCTCTGTACTTTGGCCTCTTTGATTCTTCCTTTGTaaggctgaaaaaaaaagagacatttgtCACAGAGGACTTCAGCTTTTCTCCACAAGAGGGCAGAAGAGCACGGCTTCAGAGAAAAACTACTAGATCAGGAACACGAGGAGCAGCATCCTCTCACCACACGTTGACAAAGGAGATGAACTTGGGGGAGAACCGCCTCTCGTCAGAGTTGCTGAGCTGTGGAGGATCTCCTCGGACCACCTGGGTCAGCTGGTCGAACACGCTGTTCCACTTGGGGTAGGGGAACCGGCCCGTGGCCAGCTCGTACTGGAACGCACAAACGCCCACGTCAGGACATACAGAACTGCAGCCAAAGTCCTGATGCTGTTGGGTTTTAACGCCAACATTTTTAACGTCGTTTTCCAATTCCTCCTTTTAAACCTCAGTTTTTTCAGAAACAAGGTGatctttcaaatattttctgtttttttccttcacagcttttctttttcctcatcaAATATAAACAGGTTTAATTCAGTTTAGGATTGAATACAATTTACAGTGTTTTCTGGTTTATCGCAGGGGTTACGTCTAAAAATATCACACTTTAGGTGAAATCCAGATGCTTTAAGGtggtaaaactcctcactacacacttcagACAGATATGAACACTTTAACACCTCTCTCTCTGGTTTTAACTGTCAAAATTCAGAACTTTATTGGCACAAGGcgtgaacaaaaacaaaagcatgcaaaattgcactgaaaaaatcTGCAAGATCGCAAAAGGTGAATCAAGCTAAAGAGAGGGAGCAGTAGAATATCGATTTTTGTAAGAGAAACTATCTaaaactgttatgtttaaaaggagaaacgttgttgaaaatataaaaagtaaagCTCTCCAGAACTGTTCAATCGgcagaaaagctttttccagcttttaAACCTTCGTAGACGTGTTTTTATTTCGACTATTAACCCATGAGAGCTTCCCAGACAGTTTTTCTATGACAAAGTGGAAACCCACCAGTGTGATTCCCAAACTCCAGACATCAGACCGCACGTCGTAGCCCTGCCTGGACGCACTGGGATCTATTCGCTCCGGCTGAAAAAAGGAGGCAGAGGATAATCAGGAAGCTCCTGCAGGGACATTACAAGTCTAGACTCATCTCTACAAAGTTCCTTTTCAGTTGAAAGAGGAGTGAGGAGCAGAGATCTGACGCtgaagaatttctttattcaaaattgaaaaATGCCGTCTGAAGAAGATCatgtttgtgacgtagaaaatacgccggGACGGCTGCAGGTTCTCGGCAAcagggagaggaagggggggggggggggttgctccgcagcaacagccccgcccacaattcagaggtgaatttctaactcctgctgctctgcagaaactacgtcctaagaaacgacacaggtttttagataaaaatgcatcatcatcattaaaaaagaccactgggatcaaAGAGGGACTTTAACTAAACCTCTGGGACAAACTTGGATTAGGAGTGTAATGCGGACAAAATGCGAGGTTTTTGACAAATGTACCAGCTTGGCGAGCTCGCTATGAGAAAACCAGCTGAGTGATGCAAACATTTGAACAGCAGGTCAAAGTGTGTGTAACTCAGCAAGCTCAGATTGTCACCGTTTGCGGCCCTACAGGATGTGGAGGTCCTTACCGCCATGTACGGCCTGCAGCCGGCGTCTCTGGTTTTGGCGATGGAGTCGACCAGCTGGCCGCTGATGCCAAAGTcgcacagcttgatgttgccCTTCCGGTCCAGCAGGATGTTTGAAGGCTTTATGTCtgcagagggagggagggagaacAGCCGGTCAGCAGCCCGTCAACAGCCGCTCAGGTGGCGCTGAATCTGTGGAGTCCTCTCACCTCTGTGTATGATTTTCAAGTTTTCTTTTAAGTGATTTAGTGCTTTCACAGTCTGAGGACGAGAAACGGAGGTTCAGGAGAATCCGGCACAGAAGCTTCTCAACAAGAGGAatgaaagaggagaaaaacttaCAGCTAACGTTATTTTCCCTAATATTTCCTCTGGAATCACGTCGTCTAACGAGCAATACACAAACTTGTAAAATTTGTCTAACGAGGTAGCCATGAGTTCCATGCAAATCCAACAGTCGCCCTGAAACACAAGAGAATGGCTGAGTCGGGGGGGGCAAAACGGCGCCTGGCGGTCGGCATCCACGTCTTATTTCACCTCTCGGAACAGAGCGCCGTAAAACTGCACGATGTAGGGACAGTCGCTGCTCCTCACGACCACGTCCAGGTCCATGAGCAGCTGCTTCTGCTCCTTCTCATCCACCGTCGACCGAATCCTCTGAAAAGACCACAGCCAGTGGGGTCAGAAGGTCAAATCACaggctcctccctccctccccgcCATCAGAGTCGTCACCTTGACCGCCATGATCTGGTTACTCGGCTTGTGCACCATCTTGTTGACGGAGCCGTAAGCCCCTCGGCCGATCTCCCCCAGGTCTTTGAGATCCTCGGCTGTGAAGTCCCAGTGCTGCTCCGCGGAGATCTTCAGCTTCCCGGACGACTCGATGCTGTGAGTCCTCAGCCGCTCTCTGACAGGAAAACCGCAAACATCTTCAGAACATTTGGCTTCCTGTGGGTTACCTCACCCCCCACATCAAATTCCCAACGAAAACCTGAAGATAAAACGAAGCTCTAACATGAACATTTCTGCTTAGATGGgataaaagagaaataaatgtCTGCTCTTTAACAGAATCCAgacgtaaaaacaaaataaaggtaaaaagagaaatatttttTGAACTTTTCACTGTAACGTCCTGCAGGCCAGAACCGGATCAGCGTACTCTGATCCACATCAGAATTCatctttttggggtttttatggAAAACTTTACTAAACTGCATCACGTCTGAAATAACCCACTAGATCCCGGGTCTGAaacctgaggctccggagccacgtGTGGCTCTTTGATTCAAGAAAAGTAACGTTTTACTTCcaaaaaagtaagtaagtagtaaagtaaaaaaaaaaaagcttcattccACACATTCATAAGCAGCTGATGGACAGTACATATCACTCTGCAAGGTATTCGACTAcaatacccataatgctccagcAGTCCATCAAGCTGTGCAGCTTCATAGTCGTCCCAAAACACTGACAGGTTTTTGAGTGCTATGTACCACAGAAAACGCAGCCAGAACTATTACTTCAGGCacactgaataaaaaatacgaTAATTAGCTCTGATTTTTTCTTAGTTTGTTAATTTACGATTATCTGGCTGAGATGCACCACAAACtgtaaaatgtatatatatatatatttgattaATGCCGACATTACACTACCTCCTACTATGTATTCTGCAGTGAGAGAGAGACTATTAgtgtcttttattctgaaaggaagCCTTGTCCGCTCCTGTCTAAAGTTATGAACCTCTTCATATTTCGCCAAAGAAAGGCTATTTTCTCTTTATGATTGTTtcattcatgcaaaaaaaaactaaacaataattcatttaagttgatCGTAACAATCATGTAAATACAAATCAGCGTTGCATTTTCCTAAGACTATGTGGCTCCCAGTGGAGAAATCTGCTCTTTAAGCGTTAAAAGGGTCAAAGAGCTAAATGTTTCTGATGGTGCACCTGTGCTGCAGGCACACCTGTAAGGTTAGACGTAACTTTCAGGTTCATGGCTACAGACCCCTGTGGAGAGGGGACGCCACCGCAAAACCACCAGCGAAGAAACTGTTTTCAATAAATGTATCTGTTCTGCACGCCATTCAGAGGTGACGCCTCATTTCCTGCCTTAGCTTTGTgaggtttccatggcaacactgGGCCTGATCCCTGAATAAATACGCCGATTCTTCAGAGTGAGACGCGCTCATGGACTTGGAGAAACTGCTGAATTTGTCAGGGTTTTTAAGGCAGACTCACATGTGAGGGTTCTGGAACTGAGGCCCGGCGGTGTTCAGGGAGAACCGGGTCATGGGTTTAATGGAAGGGTTGGCAAAGTTCAGCTTCAGGGCTTTGCGTTTACCTGGGCAGGTGGAGAAATGTTCATGAAGGATAAACAAGAGGAAACTTCGTCCAACTTCAAAGACCGGAAGGTTACAAAAGTGACGAGAGAAAccgaggaaataaaaaaaagatttagcaatTGAAGGGAAGCAAAATCAAATCATGCCGTCCAGCAGAGAGGAAGGATTAAGAGGAGCAGAAATTATGCTTTTTCTGATGTTTCACTGTCATCCGGTTGAATTCACACCACTTTTAAGCTCCTCCCTCTCTGCTGGTGAAGCCCCTCCCTCAAGGGGAGGAGTCATGGAAGTACAGACTTCCTCAACTTTTTACCTTTCAGTGCAACTAACTAACTTTGTTTGGGATTGAAGGTAAAAAGTTTTCTTAGGCCCAAACTGCATGTAGAAATCATAGCTTATCTGACTTCACCATGATTTAGATGAAATTAGAGAAACAAAGGGGATTAGCATgctgctgaccccccccccctcccccacaccccacatgagcaacacaaaaagcaaaaagaataaAGCTCTTCAGGCAGGAAACATGCTCCTTTCAGGCCAACTGCTTTGATTTCACATGTGACTCAGATTTTAGCTTCAGACTTTGGTTTGACGCCACAAATCCCACAAACCAACGCAGCAAAAACTGCCCAGGCTCAACAACACAACAGTCAGCTTTTCTTCAGGATGCTTTTTACATTCCTTTAGGGTAGAAttctttttataaaatgaaaattctaattttgtttggtttaaagTCTCCctccgatcctcttttgatccgtttacaaagcattcccagttctctttcaattatgattaagccattttaagccaaataaaatgtcgttttctaggacatagtttctgcagagcggcaggagttcattagaaattcccctctgacttgtgggcgggactatagGCGTGGAGTAAGCAGCCCCAGCATAGCACTTGCGGTGTAACAAGAATGGCAGCcatatcagatccatccatcggtacagtttggatccagattccagctcagacgaggaaaacaaagacgttcacggatccgtttgtctgcatcagaatggagcggagcagggagcttgtggcccgccgactGCAGCTTGTACTTAACCACAATCTTTTGGTCTTTTTGGTCTTTAAATGCTGATGTGAACGTTGTTTTAGTTGGATTGTGAGCTTGTCCTTTAAACATGAACCTTCCATTTTGGTTGAAACCTTGCCAACTTCtcctgctttgttttaaaagaagaagGAGACGGATCTTTGCTGATGACACGActatattctattctacagacattcatgtggtgaacacagagttaaacaaagcacaatcatggatggattacaacaaattatcttccaacctaaataaaaccaaagtaaTGTTTTTGGTAATTAAACCCCCAATACCGAGgtgtcaattaaaataaataatgtctcaaCTGGAAGTGTTACAGAAAACAAATTCTTAGGGTTTTATCGATAAACTCAGTTGAAAGctacacatcagacacacacaaactaaagtttacatttatttaagatTGAAATACTCTTTGAAACTTTAGTTtatgtgtgtctgatgtgtagCTTCCAACTGAGTTTAACTATAGAAATTTGAGGGGAATAATTCTAAAAGTTCACTACATCCTCGAGTCATAATTCCAAATAATTCCAaatccatgtgtgaacttgattgtagtgaaataatcaaagctgttataattacaaccaatgacgTTTACATTGTGAAACACTGataactgaaatgttttcattacaatcaataactattgattttctttacttgatctgcaatgtgcagcaataattactggtttattctgatcatgtgttctaatacTGTTTACGAAATCAtgaatggatgtttttttctaaagatcATCATCCATATGGACCTTTTTTtgtaacttgaaaagaatctatcagatcagaaccagaactatgtaaaactatcaaatgaatgaactcagtaggggtggggtTATATAAGGTCACGTCTTCCCGCtccatttcaagcaatcaatcaAGCTCTACTCGACTTTAGTTattgatcactgtatttaatgaatcaaatgtgACTTCAGTTTGTCCTTATTTTAgttatctatgcatttcatcatttctttaATGAGTTTGATACATTTGTGTGATTTCTTTTTGTATTGACTCCAGTTAATGCttgaataaaatgaatcaatcaaatcaaatcaaaaggcaGAGGGTTGGGGAAGGGTCTCTTTGTCGTGATGGCACCTTTACTCAAGGTGGCGCTCTTCACAAAGATGGATTTAGGTTTTCATAAAGAGCGAGTTGAGCCTGTTCTTCATTACTAAATGTTTCAAATCCTTCCTCCAGGTAAGCAGACGTCCTGAGGAGGCAGGAGAGGTTCAAAGCAAACAGGAGAGGATCCGCCTTTCCTGGTAAATCCTCCAGGACAGAGCTGCCAATGTAAGTGGATGTGGGGGCAAAGCTTTCAGCTGCCATGCCCCCAAACTGTGGAACACAGATTGGTTCTTTTGGAATCCTAACATATCagattcatttgatttgatttgatttgaagtggTTTATGTCAAGCAATCAAAGCGAGAACAATGCTCATAACAATCCAATCAGCAGTTTTACATTCATACatagacgtatcaaacttaggatattTAGACATTAGGGGttgttattgaaaaaaaatctgtttcaatTTGTTTTACTGCCTTTCATCCGTCCATGAGTGTCACTTTTTCCAAATTAAATGTAAAGGGCAGCAGTGGTTCAgatggttgagcaggtcggccaaCGATCAGCGATTCATTCAAATCCATCtctattattattctttttatcacgacaacaaaaatgacacagCTGTGCGATTCTTTAGATAGTATCAAAAATGGTGTTGAGTTGGAAAACGTCCCCAGAACTTGGCTGGATTCAGGACATGAACTTAAAGCATGAAAGACGTCGATGCTTCTCTGATTCGATCATCATTGATGTCACCGCtaagaattgtgggaaaagaTTTCTGAAAGAAAGGTTCAATGTTTCCTCAGCTAAAGGAGATAATAGAAGAAGAGGGATCTCCTTTTTCAGCCAGGTGAGGAAGCGTCCTTCAGAAGGCCGACGTGTTTTAGTCGCATTTTAAGAaggttaaacatttttaaaaaaacacgaCCAAACCTTCACATCAACctaaacaaacatccaaacggGGATgcagtgcttttaaaaacatccaCCTCCAACACAAACCCACCAGAACCACGCAAAGGTTTGGACTGGGATTAGTCGAGCCCAGACCAGATCGTCAGGCAGAAAAAAGGCATGACAGCTGGGGCAGAGCTTTGGCTTACTTGGGTGGGCTCCAGACAGGTTTACCTGAAACCCTAGAGgtcaaaaacacacatgagtCTTCTGTTATGCCACATCCGCCGATTCGTGATCCCTCCTCTGCCtcaacccccccctcccacccagATGTTGAGGAAGAATCACAGAAATTGGCCTTGCTGAGCAGCTCttacacaacaacaaccacaacaACAGGCACGGCGAGATGGGAGCACACAAGGAGGTGAAATGACCTTGGAAATCAAAGATGGGATGATGAGAAGGAGCAACACTCTGTCTTCTCACCGTGAATCAGCATCACGGCGCAGTTAGGAATCAATAGTTAGCAGCATTGAGGTCAGAAGGTGAGATAAAGTCAAAGGATGTGACAAAAAAGGAGATTAATAGATGTCAAACATTTCAGAAGGTGAGCACCAGAAACCGTCTCCAACAGATCTTTGGAAATCAAACGAGTGAGTACCTGTTTCACTTTGACACCTCCAGCAAGTGTTGGACTCTGAAAAGTTCAGATGGGACATcgtttgaataaaaacacactttctAAACAGGACGGCAGCCTCACAGGGACATCTGACCTCAATTCTGAATGACACACACTGAATGAAAGTTAGCTACAAAACAAAGGGACTTAAATACAGCCCTGAGCTGGAGGCTGTTGATGCTCATCCAGTTGCTGCAGTAATTATCCGGCCCTTTCTGAGAGGAGGATCCAGGGATTAGTCTGCGCCTCCCGCCGCTAGCTTGCTAACCTCCAGAGCCACGGAGCGCGAGCCCCTTTCGTTCTGCGCGGGGGTTTCGCCGCTTACCCGGCTGCACGCCGCTCATCGCTGtgatgtgctgctgctgctgctgctgctgctgctggaggtgCAGGTGCGGGGCGGACCCCGCGTTGTTGCCGATGGGTGTTGTTTGGTTGTTAGGACGGGGAGTCGCCATTGTTGTGAACTTGAATCCCCGCTTCGCCTCCTCCTTCCGCCCCTGCGACAAACAAAGATCCGGCCGGACTGACGGGCTCTCGGGCCGCCTTCACTGCGTCAAATGATCAGACAGCTGCCGCAGGCCGCCGTGTCATAACAAAGACAAGCGCCCCGCTAAGCTAGGCTAACCGAGCGGACGAGTCGAGCCGCAATCAGCTGACGCGCGTCAACACCCACAACTAGCAGCTGGTTACCAGGAAGTTCGCAACAATCACGCAAAATGGGATGCTCGCGGCtgagcctttcaaaataaaacacaacatgtGGCGAAGGGATTCCTAAACGGCCCCCAGCTCTGACAATAGTCACActttagatgttttttaaagtgacataCAGTTTTCAAAGTCTTTAAGACGGTCCttaactgttttaaaaagctaTGTTGTCAGAGTTTACTGTTCCTGtaacacattttctgaaaatgttctgtttgCAACGACCATTCTGAgtatacaaaaatatttttgatttttcaatAGAAAGACAGTGTGTTATacaattacataaaaaatgttttct includes:
- the map2k4 gene encoding dual specificity mitogen-activated protein kinase kinase 4 isoform X5, which translates into the protein MATPRPNNQTTPIGNNAGSAPHLHLQQQQQQQQQHITAMSGVQPGKRKALKLNFANPSIKPMTRFSLNTAGPQFQNPHIERLRTHSIESSGKLKISAEQHWDFTAEDLKDLGEIGRGAYGSVNKMVHKPSNQIMAVKRIRSTVDEKEQKQLLMDLDVVVRSSDCPYIVQFYGALFREGDCWICMELMATSLDKFYKFVYCSLDDVIPEEILGKITLATVKALNHLKENLKIIHRDIKPSNILLDRKGNIKLCDFGISGQLVDSIAKTRDAGCRPYMAPERIDPSASRQGYDVRSDVWSLGITLYELATGRFPYPKWNSVFDQLTQVVRGDPPQLSNSDERRFSPKFISFVNVCLTKEESKRPKYRELLRDPFIQMYEERSVDVAGYVCRIMDQMPASPSSPMYMD
- the map2k4 gene encoding dual specificity mitogen-activated protein kinase kinase 4 isoform X6 → MLIHGKRKALKLNFANPSIKPMTRFSLNTAGPQFQNPHIERLRTHSIESSGKLKISAEQHWDFTAEDLKDLGEIGRGAYGSVNKMVHKPSNQIMAVKRIRSTVDEKEQKQLLMDLDVVVRSSDCPYIVQFYGALFREGDCWICMELMATSLDKFYKFVYCSLDDVIPEEILGKITLATVKALNHLKENLKIIHRDIKPSNILLDRKGNIKLCDFGISGQLVDSIAKTRDAGCRPYMAPERIDPSASRQGYDVRSDVWSLGITLYELATGRFPYPKWNSVFDQLTQVVRGDPPQLSNSDERRFSPKFISFVNVCLTKEESKRPKYRELLRDPFIQMYEERSVDVAGYVCRIMDQMPASPSSPMYMD
- the map2k4 gene encoding dual specificity mitogen-activated protein kinase kinase 4 isoform X3, translated to MATPRPNNQTTPIGNNAGSAPHLHLQQQQQQQQQHITAMSGVQPGFQVNLSGAHPSKRKALKLNFANPSIKPMTRFSLNTAGPQFQNPHIERLRTHSIESSGKLKISAEQHWDFTAEDLKDLGEIGRGAYGSVNKMVHKPSNQIMAVKRIRSTVDEKEQKQLLMDLDVVVRSSDCPYIVQFYGALFREGDCWICMELMATSLDKFYKFVYCSLDDVIPEEILGKITLATVKALNHLKENLKIIHRDIKPSNILLDRKGNIKLCDFGISGQLVDSIAKTRDAGCRPYMAPERIDPSASRQGYDVRSDVWSLGITLYELATGRFPYPKWNSVFDQLTQVVRGDPPQLSNSDERRFSPKFISFVNVCLTKEESKRPKYRELLRDPFIQMYEERSVDVAGYVCRIMDQMPASPSSPMYMD
- the map2k4 gene encoding dual specificity mitogen-activated protein kinase kinase 4 isoform X4, with protein sequence MATPRPNNQTTPIGNNAGSAPHLHLQQQQQQQQQHITAMSGVQPESNTCWRCQSETALKLNFANPSIKPMTRFSLNTAGPQFQNPHIERLRTHSIESSGKLKISAEQHWDFTAEDLKDLGEIGRGAYGSVNKMVHKPSNQIMAVKRIRSTVDEKEQKQLLMDLDVVVRSSDCPYIVQFYGALFREGDCWICMELMATSLDKFYKFVYCSLDDVIPEEILGKITLATVKALNHLKENLKIIHRDIKPSNILLDRKGNIKLCDFGISGQLVDSIAKTRDAGCRPYMAPERIDPSASRQGYDVRSDVWSLGITLYELATGRFPYPKWNSVFDQLTQVVRGDPPQLSNSDERRFSPKFISFVNVCLTKEESKRPKYRELLRDPFIQMYEERSVDVAGYVCRIMDQMPASPSSPMYMD
- the map2k4 gene encoding dual specificity mitogen-activated protein kinase kinase 4 isoform X1, with amino-acid sequence MATPRPNNQTTPIGNNAGSAPHLHLQQQQQQQQQHITAMSGVQPESNTCWRCQSETGFQVNLSGAHPSKRKALKLNFANPSIKPMTRFSLNTAGPQFQNPHIERLRTHSIESSGKLKISAEQHWDFTAEDLKDLGEIGRGAYGSVNKMVHKPSNQIMAVKRIRSTVDEKEQKQLLMDLDVVVRSSDCPYIVQFYGALFREGDCWICMELMATSLDKFYKFVYCSLDDVIPEEILGKITLATVKALNHLKENLKIIHRDIKPSNILLDRKGNIKLCDFGISGQLVDSIAKTRDAGCRPYMAPERIDPSASRQGYDVRSDVWSLGITLYELATGRFPYPKWNSVFDQLTQVVRGDPPQLSNSDERRFSPKFISFVNVCLTKEESKRPKYRELLRDPFIQMYEERSVDVAGYVCRIMDQMPASPSSPMYMD
- the map2k4 gene encoding dual specificity mitogen-activated protein kinase kinase 4 isoform X2, which codes for MATPRPNNQTTPIGNNAGSAPHLHLQQQQQQQQQHITAMSGVQPESNTCWRCQSETGKRKALKLNFANPSIKPMTRFSLNTAGPQFQNPHIERLRTHSIESSGKLKISAEQHWDFTAEDLKDLGEIGRGAYGSVNKMVHKPSNQIMAVKRIRSTVDEKEQKQLLMDLDVVVRSSDCPYIVQFYGALFREGDCWICMELMATSLDKFYKFVYCSLDDVIPEEILGKITLATVKALNHLKENLKIIHRDIKPSNILLDRKGNIKLCDFGISGQLVDSIAKTRDAGCRPYMAPERIDPSASRQGYDVRSDVWSLGITLYELATGRFPYPKWNSVFDQLTQVVRGDPPQLSNSDERRFSPKFISFVNVCLTKEESKRPKYRELLRDPFIQMYEERSVDVAGYVCRIMDQMPASPSSPMYMD